The window GGCCCAGGCCGCCGCGAAACAGCGAGGTGTAGCGGGCCATGCTGGGGATGGTCTGGGCTCGCTGGAGCAGCGCCGGACTGAGGCCTGAGCCTTGCTCGAAGGCCAGCTGGGTGTCGGGCGCCGAGAGCTCCCCAAGCGTCCCGAGGAGCCGGTCGGCCTGATCCGGCGTGAGGTAAGCGAGCAGACCCTCGATGAGCCACGCCGTCGCCGCCGTGGCGTCGAAGTTGGCCCCGTTCAGCCGGGCGGCCCAGTCCTGGCTCAGGTCGGCCGCCACGACCACCCGCTGACAGCGCGGCTCGGCGTGGTGTTGGGCCAAGACGCGCGCTTTGAACGCGAACACCTCCGGCAGGTCCACCTCGAAGGTCCGTACTCCTGGCGGCCAGGGCAATCGAAACGCGCGGCTGTCAAGCCCCGCGGCGAGCAGCCCGACCTGTCGGCAGCCGACCCGGGTGGCGCTGAGCAGGTAGTCGTCGTAGAAACGCGTTCGAATGGTGGCGTTGAAGGCGAAGGCCTCCCCCAGGGCGGCAAGTGCTTCCGCGTCGTCGGCGGCCTCGTGCTCGGCGAATGCATCCGGAGCCGCGGCGACGAAGGCGGCCGCGTAGGGATCATCGAAGAGCCGATCGGGGCGGCGGCTCTCCTCGGCGCGAACCAGCGCCATGCCCAGCGCCGTTCGTGCGACGCCCTCGGGCGCGTCACCGGCGCTCATGGCCCCGTGCCGCTCGGACGTTCGCTGGCACGAGCACGTGCGGGCTCGACCGATCCGTCATCAACCGTCCGTCGGGGTGCGGCGGAGCTGGTGGTCAGGCCCATCCGATTTTGGTTTCGTCGAAGCGGAGCCGCCGCAGGGCGACGACCGCAAAGAGCAGGGTCATGGCGAGAAGCACCGCGATGGGCATCGCAACGCCGTTCAGGCCTTGGGCGTCGAGGATGACGGACCGGAAGCCACGCATGGCCCAGTAGGTGGGGGTGACGGGAGCGATGGTGCGGGCCCAGCCCGGAAGGACGTTGAGCGGCACGAGCGCGCCCCCGATGGCGCCGAAGAGGACCATGCCCACGATCCCGAACGCGTTGGCTTGTTGAGCGGTGCGGCACAGCGCCGTCACCGCGACACCGAGGAGCACGAGACAGATCGAGAAGGCCGCCACCAGTGGGACGAGGGCGGCGACGTCGCCGCGAATGTGGAGGCCGAAGAGGACGACGCCGGCGGCGAAGATCACGATGAACTGGGTGATGCCGATTGCCAGCCGCGGCAGGGCCTTGCCGAGGACGATCTCCAGCGAGGTGGCCTGGCTGGCCCGAAGTCGGTCCCAGGTGGCCCAGAAGTGCTCGGAGAAGAACGCGAAGCTCACGAGGGAAACGAGGAAGAAGGCGCTGAGGGCGGCCTGGCCGGGTACGACCTGCTCGGCGCCGTTGGCGTGGGGATGTCCGGCCTGGACGAGCGCGGGGCGGAAGGCCGGCTTGAGGAAGG of the Acidimicrobiia bacterium genome contains:
- a CDS encoding ABC transporter permease, whose protein sequence is MISPRRLGVILAHELRLASRDPLPVMVLVVFPVVTMAFLKPAFRPALVQAGHPHANGAEQVVPGQAALSAFFLVSLVSFAFFSEHFWATWDRLRASQATSLEIVLGKALPRLAIGITQFIVIFAAGVVLFGLHIRGDVAALVPLVAAFSICLVLLGVAVTALCRTAQQANAFGIVGMVLFGAIGGALVPLNVLPGWARTIAPVTPTYWAMRGFRSVILDAQGLNGVAMPIAVLLAMTLLFAVVALRRLRFDETKIGWA
- a CDS encoding SAM-dependent methyltransferase translates to MSAGDAPEGVARTALGMALVRAEESRRPDRLFDDPYAAAFVAAAPDAFAEHEAADDAEALAALGEAFAFNATIRTRFYDDYLLSATRVGCRQVGLLAAGLDSRAFRLPWPPGVRTFEVDLPEVFAFKARVLAQHHAEPRCQRVVVAADLSQDWAARLNGANFDATAATAWLIEGLLAYLTPDQADRLLGTLGELSAPDTQLAFEQGSGLSPALLQRAQTIPSMARYTSLFRGGLGRDEVGWLERHGWRATAHDRFALAATYRRTPPSGTGGGYVTAVRRGEARRSGTSKRSAVSRASDCSR